A window of Campylobacter cuniculorum DSM 23162 = LMG 24588 contains these coding sequences:
- a CDS encoding L-lactate permease, whose product MWQQNYDPLGSIWLSAIFAFLPIICFLACLVFFKLKGYQAGFLTVILASVIALFTYDMPFSLIGASFVYGFAQGMWPIAWIIIAAIFLYKLSVKSGAFEIIKQSVVSITPDHRIQVILIGFCFGSFLEGAIGFGGPVAITAALLVGLGLRPLHAAGLCLIANTAPVAFGAVGIPIIAMCKSVGIESEAVSAMVGRMLVPLSLTVPFFIVFLMDGLKGVKETFPAIFVAALSFTATQFLSSNFLGAELPDIVSAIVSLVCTTIFLKFWKPNHIFRFDDETNFTQEKQLEFKEILKAWTPFILLIVCIIIWTQPWFKDLFVKGAIFDYTQITIASTNIENSIVDSDSKAISLNLPINFIANQAGTAILLAAFLTIWILRIKAHDAAECFWDTLKEMAIPCITIGLVVAFAFISRNSGMSTTLGLAFAQTGNAFAFFSPVIGWIGVFLTGSDTSSNLLFGTLQQVSARNLGISETLFLAANSVGGVVGKMISPQSIAIACAAVGLVGKESDLFKFTLKYSAAFIILIGLWTCFITFFLSGIIPDAVPLK is encoded by the coding sequence ATGTGGCAACAAAATTATGATCCACTCGGAAGTATTTGGTTGAGTGCGATTTTTGCATTTTTACCCATCATTTGTTTTTTAGCTTGTCTTGTTTTCTTCAAGCTTAAAGGGTATCAAGCAGGATTTTTGACGGTGATTTTAGCAAGTGTGATTGCTTTATTCACTTATGATATGCCCTTTTCATTGATTGGTGCAAGTTTTGTTTATGGTTTTGCTCAAGGAATGTGGCCTATTGCGTGGATTATCATTGCAGCAATTTTTCTTTATAAACTTTCAGTTAAATCCGGAGCTTTTGAAATCATCAAACAAAGCGTGGTGAGCATCACACCTGATCACAGAATTCAAGTCATACTCATCGGTTTTTGTTTTGGTTCTTTTTTAGAGGGGGCGATTGGTTTTGGGGGACCTGTAGCCATCACAGCGGCTTTACTTGTCGGCTTAGGATTGCGTCCTTTACATGCGGCGGGACTTTGTTTGATTGCGAATACAGCTCCGGTTGCATTTGGTGCAGTAGGAATCCCTATCATTGCAATGTGTAAAAGCGTTGGCATTGAATCAGAAGCTGTATCTGCAATGGTTGGACGTATGCTCGTGCCTTTGTCTTTAACTGTTCCATTTTTCATTGTATTTTTAATGGACGGCTTGAAAGGAGTTAAAGAAACTTTTCCAGCTATTTTTGTAGCCGCATTAAGTTTTACAGCAACTCAATTTTTAAGTTCAAATTTTTTAGGAGCTGAATTACCAGACATTGTTTCGGCTATCGTTTCTTTGGTTTGCACGACGATATTTTTGAAATTTTGGAAACCAAATCATATTTTTAGATTTGATGATGAAACAAATTTTACTCAAGAAAAGCAACTTGAATTTAAAGAAATTCTTAAGGCTTGGACTCCTTTTATCTTGCTCATTGTTTGTATTATCATTTGGACTCAACCTTGGTTTAAGGATTTATTTGTAAAGGGTGCGATTTTTGATTACACTCAAATCACCATAGCCTCCACGAATATTGAAAATAGCATTGTTGATAGCGACTCAAAGGCTATAAGTTTAAATTTACCGATTAATTTTATCGCTAATCAAGCGGGCACAGCCATACTCTTAGCAGCCTTTTTGACCATTTGGATTTTAAGGATTAAAGCTCATGATGCTGCAGAGTGTTTTTGGGATACCTTAAAAGAAATGGCAATTCCTTGTATCACCATAGGACTTGTTGTTGCATTTGCTTTTATTTCTAGAAATAGCGGTATGAGCACCACTCTAGGACTTGCTTTTGCACAAACAGGCAATGCTTTTGCTTTCTTCTCTCCTGTGATAGGTTGGATAGGCGTTTTCTTAACCGGTTCAGATACAAGCTCTAATTTGCTTTTTGGGACTTTACAGCAGGTAAGTGCTAGAAATTTAGGTATAAGTGAAACCTTATTTTTAGCAGCAAATTCTGTAGGTGGGGTTGTTGGAAAGATGATTTCTCCTCAAAGTATAGCTATAGCTTGTGCTGCGGTAGGACTTGTTGGTAAAGAATCAGATCTTTTTAAATTTACATTGAAATATTCGGCGGCTTTTATTATTTTAATAGGACTTTGGACTTGTTTTATAACTTTCTTTTTAAGCGGTATTATTCCGGATGCTGTGCCGTTAAAATAA